The Thermovibrio guaymasensis genomic interval GAAGAACCTTAAAGTTTTACCGCTTGAAAGGCCCCTTGAACAGCTACGTAGAAACCTCCTTTCGGTTTTGAAGTTGATAGAGGAGGATAGAGAAACGGCCAGCTTAATTTTCTATCACCCTTACAAACTCAACTTAGAGTTTGACGAAATCCTTGAAGAGTTCTACGGAAAGGTCCTTTCCCTTATAGAGAGAGCCCTCTTAAAGGGAATGGAAATGGGAATTGTTAGGGAGTGTAACGTTAAAGTTATCTCAAGGGCTATTTTCGGGGCTTTTGTTGAAGTTGGAAAGGGCCTTTTAAAGGGGGAGCTCCAAAGTGCCGAAGAGGCTGTTGATGAGCTCCTCTCATTCGGTTTGAGGGGCCTTCTGGAGGGGAGGAATGATTGGAGGAATTGACGTTGGGTCAACTACAGTAAAGGGGGTTCTCTTAAACGAGAAAGGAGAAGTCCTATTTAAGGAGTACAGACGCCACGAGGCCAAACAGGCAGAGAGGGTCTTGGAGCTCTTGGCTAAGTTTGAGGAAGTTGCAGGTAAGGACTTTCAGCTCTTTTTAACCGGTAGTGGAGGAGGGGATATAGCAAAGGCCCTTGGGGTAAAGTTTATTCAGGAAGTTAACGCAGTAAGTAGAGCTGTAGAGACTCTCCACCCTGAGGTTTCCTCAGTCGTTGAACTGGGCGGTCAAGATGCGAAGATGATTTTCTTCTTAGATGTAAACGGATTTAAGAGGAAAGTAACTACAATGAACGATAAGTGTGCAGGGGGAACGGGGGCTACAATAGACAGGATTGTTTCAAAGTTAAAAATCCCTGTTGAAGTAGCATCTTCCCTTGAATTTGACCCTAAAAGAGTTCACCCTGTTGCAGCAAAGTGCGGAGTTTTTGCCGAGACGGACATAAACTCCCTCCAGAAGGCGGGAGTTCCAGAGGAGGAGCTCCTAATTTCCCTCTTTAACGCGATAGTAATTCAGAACCTTTCCGTTTTAACCAGGGGCTATACCTTAAGGCCTGTTGTCCTCCTCCTCGGAGGTCCAAATACTTTCTTCCCTGCTCTAAGGGGGGCTTGGAAGTATCACCTTGAGAAGGTCTGGAAGGAGAAAGGAATTCCTTTTGATAGCTCTTCCATTCTCCTTCCTGAGAATTCCCAGTTCTACGCTGCTATCGGTTCAGCCCTGTTTGGCTTTGAGGAGGAGAGCCCCTACAGGGGAAAGGAAGGCCTTTTAGAGTTTAGAAGGAGCTCCCTTGTCTACTTAAAGAAGAAGACCGGAGAGTTGGGCCTTCTGAAGCCGGGGGAGGATTTAGAGGAGTTTAAGAAGAGGTATCAGGTTAAGCCTTTTAAGCCGAAGAAGTTTAAGGAAGGAGAAAGGGTTAAGGCCTTCCTTGGAATTGATGGAGGTTCAACCTCTACCAAGGCTGTTTTGATAGATGAGAGGGGGGAGCTCCTTGCAACGGCCTATACCCTCTCTAAGGGGAACCCTCTTGAGGATTTAAAGGTAATAGTCAAAGAGCTAAAGGATAAAGTTGAAGGTGATGGGGCTTTACTTGAGATCCTCTCTGTTGGAGCAACCGGTTATGCAAAGGAGATGTTAAAGGAGACTGTTGGAGCAGACGTTTGTATTGTTGAGACCGTTGCCCATACCGTTTCAGCCCTTCACTTCTTTAAGGATATTGACGTTATAGTTGACGTTGGCGGGCAGGATATAAAGGTAATGATTCTGAGGAACGGAGAAGTTAAGGACTTTAAGCTGAACACCCAGTGTTCAGCGGGAAACGGCTACTTCCTCCAGTCAACTGCAGAGAAGTTCGGGTACAGAGTTGAGGAGTTTGCCGACGTTGCATTTAAGGCTAAGTATGCTCCAAAGTTTAACTTTGGCTGTGCTGTCTTCCTTGAGCAGGATATAGTCAACTTCCAGAGGTTAGGTTGGAAGCCCCACGAGATAATGGCAGGCCTTGCAAAAGTCTTACCTAAGAACATATGGCTCTACGTCGTTAAAGAGCCCAACTTGAGGAAGTTGGGAAGGCGTTTCCTCCTTCAGGGAGGTACCCAGAGGAACCTTGCAGCCGTTAAGGCCCAGTATGACTTCATAAAGGAGAGGGTACCAGATGCCGAAATCTTCGTTCACCCTATTACAGGTGAAGCCGGTGCCTTTGGGGCGGCCCTCCTTGCAGCTAAGAACTACTCTGGAAGGAGCTCTTTCGTAGGGATAGAGGCCCTCCTTGACCTCTTCTTTAGTGTAAAGAGCGATGAGACTACTAGGTGCAGTTTCTGTACGAACAGGTGTCAGAGGACCTTTATAGAGGTTTTCCCTAAGGGTAAAGAAAAGAGGCTTTACATTATTGCCCCCTGTGAAAAGGGAATGGTCCTTGAGGCTTCTCAGGTTAAAGAGGTCGTTAAGAGAATGAGGGAGGTGGAGAGGGAAAACCCTAACCTTCAGGAGATCTCTTCAAGGAAAGTTTTTGAGAGCTATCCCGTTAATAGAGTTTACTCAGATAGGATTTTTGGAATTATTCCAAGAAGGGGTGTGATTGAGAGGAGGAAGAAGCTAAAGGCTGGAATACCGAGGGTTCTAAACTTCTACTCACTTGCCCCTTTCTTTAGGGGGTACTTAGAGTCTTTAGGAGTTGAGAACTTTATCTTTTCTGATTATACGAGTGATGAGTTAATCAGGGAGGAGATGAAGGGAGGGGCTGTTGACCCTTGTTTTCCCAGTAAGATTGCCCTTGCCCACGTTAGGAACTTACTTAAGAAAGGGCCGGACTTTATTCTCTTTCCAAAAGTAGCAACTTTAAAGGGAATGTTCCTTGACTCTGAAGGTTCCCACGCCTGCCCAACGGTAACAGCCACTCCGATAACCGTTAAGTCAATTTTGACCAGGGAGGAGGATGTATTTAAAAAGTTCGGCGTAGAGTTTGTTGATCCTCTCCTCCACTTTGACGATGAGGAACTCCTTGAAGTAGAACTCTTTGAAGCTTTTAAGGATATTTTGGATCTGACAAAGGATGAAAACAGGAAAGCTGTTAGAGAGGGTTTTAGAGCCCTTGAAGCTTACCAGAACTACATGAGAGAACTTGGAGAGAAGGTTTTAAGGAAACTGGAGGCTGAAGGGCGGATAGGGATTTTAGTTCTGGGAAGGCCTTACCACAACGACCCAGGAATAAACCACGGTATTACGAAAGAGCTCCAGAAGAGGGGATATCCGATTTTAACTATAGATTCACTCCCGATTAAGGAGGAGTTCCTGAAGAAGGTTTTTAGGGGAAGGAACCCCTTTAAGATAAGGGACGTTTGGAAAAAGGCCTACAGTGAGAACAGCAGCAGGAAAGTTTGGGGAGCTCTCTACGGAGCCGGCCATCCAAACCTTGCTCTCCTTGACCTTTCCTCCTTTAGGTGTGGCCACGATGCGCCTATCTACTCTCTTATTGAGGAGATAGTTGAGAGGGCGGGAGCTCCATACTTTACCTTTCACGAAATAGACGAGAACCGCCCTGCCGGTTCAATAAAGATAAGGGTTGAAACCGTAGACTACTTCCTGAAGGAGAGGATTGAGAGGTTAAAGGATAGGGAAGAGGCAGTTTAGGGGAGTTATAATAGTGCCTACAGGAGGTTAGCCATGGTAGTTTTCCTCTTTTTGTTCTCAATTCTCGTCTTTTTCCTTGCTTATAAGTTCTACGGAGGTTTTTTAAAGGAAAAGGTTTTTGAGCTATCTGAGAGGAATAAAACTCCTGCCCACACTATGAGGGACGGTGTTGACTACGTTCCAGCTCCAGCTCCCGTTCTCCTCGGTCACCACTTCTCATCAATTGCAGGTGCAGGGCCCATAGTTGGTCCAATAACTGCTGCGTCCTCTTGGGGATGGCTTCCTGCTTACCTTTGGGTCTTAATAGGTAACGTCTTCATTGGCGGTGTTCACGACATGAGCGCCCTCGTTGCCTCAATAAGGAATAAGGCCCGTTCAATTGCGGAGATAGGGGGAAAGTACCTTTCAAAGAGGGCTGGGTTCCTCTTTAAACTCTTTATCTGGCTTGCTCTCCTTTACGTAGTTGCAGTTTTTATAAACGTTGCTCAGATAACCTTTAACGCCGTTGTTCCAGTAGTTGAGAACGGTCAGGTAATTAAACTCCCAATAGGCGGTGGAGTAGCTACCAGCGCAATTATCTACATAGTTCTTGCCCTAATCTTTGGAATTCTCGTCTACAACTTTAGACTGCCCCTTAAGTGGGTAACTGCTGTCTTTGTTGTTTTAGTTTACGGAGCCGTCTATATAGGGCAGCTCTTTCCAATTAACCTCTCTCCTTCAACTTGGAACGTTATCCTCCTTGTGTACGTTGCGGTGGCCTCAGTTACCCCTGTTTGGCTTTTACTCCAGCCGAGGGACTACCTCTCAAGCTTTCTCCTTTACGGAGCTCTCCTTGGAGCAGGCCTTGGAATCCTCCTATCCTTTGGAAAGGTAAGTTCTAACCTCCCTCCTTACTTTGGCTTTAACAGCGATATAGGTCCCCTTGTTCCCCTCCTCTTTGTTGTTATTGCCTGTGGTTCCATTTCAGGCTTTCACTCCCTGGTTGGCTCTGGAACAACCTCAAAACAGCTTGACAAGGAGCCTGATGCCCTTACCGTAGGCTATGGAGCGATGCTCCTTGAGGGAGTAGTTGCTGTTATGTCTATTATCTTCGTTATGACTTTAACTACGAGTGAGTTTGAAGTCCTGAAGAAGAACGTTGCGGCAATTTACGGAGCAGGTATAGGGAACTTTATGTCTTTCATTGGAGTTCCCCATCATATAGGAGTAGCCTTTGGTATGCTTGCCCTATCTTCATTTGTCTTAACCAGTACAGATACGGGAACTCGCCTTGCCCGTTACGTTTTCACAGAGCTTACGGGAGTTAAGAACAGGTTTCTAGCTACTGGCGTTTCTCTGATAATTCCTGCGGTTTTGGTTTTTCTCAAGTATAAAGACCCTTCAACTGGAAAGTTACTTCCCGTTTGGAAGGCTCTCTGGCCGGTCTTTGGAGCGACAAACCAGCTAATTGCATCACTTGCCCTCTTTGTGGTTATGATCTGGCTTGTTAAGACCGGTAAGGGAAAGTACTGGTTCGTTCCGGGAATACCTGCTCTCTTTATGGGAATTATTACTCTTTGGGCCCTTGTCATGCTCTTTCTGAAGTGGAAGTTTACTGTTATTGGAGTTGCAGCTCTTATTCAGGTATTCCTTGCCCTTTGGATATTCTACGAAGGTTACTTAGCTTTAAAGAAGTTGAGAGAGGAATGATATGGCAGAAGCTAAAGGTTTAGGAGAGAAGATTTTCTTTATAGCTACAGGTGTTAGGCTCCATGCTAAGGAGTACTTTCTGAGGTTTACCGGTTTATTTAAAAGGTACAGGTACTGTATCTCCTTTCCATCAATTCCTGAAGGTTTAAAGGCAGAGAAGGAGCTTAAAGGGGTTGGCGGTGTCTCAATTCCCATTCCAGATGAGATTTTTGAGGGATGTGGAGTAGGGATTTTGGTTAAGGACGAGGAAGAGCTTAAAAGGGTTTTGGACCACTTGAAGAATAAAGGTATTTTGGTTTCAGGGGTTTTTAAGAGGGAAGGTAACAGGTTCCTAGAAGTCGGAGGGGAAGGTTGAAGCTTGCCGTTCTTGGTTCTGGGAGTTGGGGATCTGCCCTCTCTGTTCACTTTGGAAGGTTGGGCTTTGAGGTCTTTCAGTGGTGTAGAGAAGGAGAAGTAATAGAGGAGATTAACAAAAGGAGGGAAAACACGCTTTTCCTTCCCGGCGTTATCTACCCTGAGACGGTTAGGGCTACAAGTAGAGTTTCTGAGGCAGTTGAGGGAGCAGATTACGTCCTCTCCGTTATTCCTACACAGCATACCTCTAGTTTCTGGAAGGATAACAGAGCTCTCCTTGAGGATAAACCTCTAATCTGTGCAAGCAAAGGGATAGAGGTTGAGAGTTTAAGGACGCTCTCTCAAATTTACAGGGAAGTTTTCGGTTCGTCTGATAACTACTTCGTTCTATCGGGGCCGACCTTTGCCCTTGAAGTTGCAAAGGGCTTACCGGCAGCTGCAGTTATTTCTAACCTATCGTCCAGTAGGGCCTTTAAGGTTGTTGAGGAGCTCAATTCAAAGAGCTTTAGGTTTTATGCGAGTGACGACGTTTTAGGCGTTGAGCTTGGAGGGGCTCTTAAAAACGTAATAGCCATAGCTACGGGAATTTCAGACGGAATGGGGCTCGGGAACAATGCCCGTGCGGCTTTAATTACGAGGGGCCTTCACGAGATAAAGAGGCTGGGGAAAGCGATTGGGGCAAGAGAGGAAACTTTTTACGGCCTTTCGGGCCTTGGAGACTTGGTTTTAACCTGTACTGGAGACCTTTCAAGGAACAGGCAGTTTGGCCTCTCTATTGGTAGGGGAGAGGGAGGTGTTAACGGTAAGTTTGTAGTAGAGGGAGTTTATACTGTAAAGGCGGCCGTTAAACTCTCTAAAAAGTTCTCAATAGAGATGCCGATAACTGAGGCAGTCTATAGAATAGTTTATGAAGGGAGTTCTCCAAAGGAGGTTATGGAGGAGCTCCTTTCAAGGCCTGTTAAAGAGGAGAGTCTATGAGCTGTTTGAACTTTGGTAAAGAGGATGAGGAATTTCCCTTTGAAGAGGAGGCTTTAAGGTTCTTTAAGGGAAAGTTGCCCAGTTGGGATACTTTAGACTTTAGGGTTCCGATCTGGAGGGAGAGGTTTAGGGATAGACTTTTATCCTTTAAGAACGCCCTTTTGGGAAGTGAAGAGGAGACCTTAATAGACTACCTGATGGGCCTTTTGGAGAGGGAGGAAGTAAGCAGTAACAGGCTGAGAGTTTGGGTTTACCTGTTTGAGAATCACCTTTTCCCCCTCCTTGAAAGGCTGGTCTTCTACAGGGCTAATGAGCCTTTAGGTTTAGACGAGCTTTCATTTAAACTTAAAGAGATTGGGGAACTCCCCGGCTACGGGAGGGTTGAGACGGTTTCCGATGCTATAAATAGAATAATAGCCCTTTTAAACTGTGGAGGAGAGGATGATTGAGCGTTACCTTGAAGACTTGGACTTACTTAAGAAGAGCTTCATAGAGATGGCAGATATGGCTAGGAAGATAATAAACGATGCCATGGAAGCTTTAATGGAGAGGGATAAGGAAAAGGCGAAGGCAACCTATGAGTACGATAGGCTTATAGACCTTAAGGAGATAGAGATTGAGGAGAGATGTATAAGGATTTTAGCGCTCTACTCCCCTGAGGCTACAGACTTAAGGTTTGTTGTCTCGGTTTTAAAGAGTATCGTTGACCTTGAGAGGGTTGGGGACCTTGCCCGTGATATCTGTGAAACTGCCATTTACCTTTCGGAGCTCCCACCTTTAAAACCTTACGTTGACCTTCCCAGAATGTTAAAGGTTGTCTCTGACATGTTGAAAGACTCTATAATGGCCCTTTTAAGGGGGGACGTAGAGCTTGCAAAGGAGGTAATAGACAAAGACGACATCGTTGACAGCTTCTATGAGAGGCTCTTTAACGAACTGATAGAGATGTCAAGGCAAAACCCTGAGGCTGCAGATGTTGCAGTAAGGTTAATCTTGGTAGTTAAGTCCCTTGAGAGGGTTGGAGACCACGCTACAAACGTTGCAGAGTATGCCATCTACTACAAAACTGGCGATGTTGTTAAGCATAAAAAGGCCCAGGAGTACCTAAAGAGACTCCAAAGTAAGGAAGGGTAGATGTTTCACAACCCCTTCCTCTACCTTTCTTACGGCTTTGGAGTTAAAGCCCTAATCTCTGCCGTTTTAACCGGATTAACCTGTTCAGCTGTTGGTTCCTACGTTATTTTGAGGAAAATGAGCTTTGCAGGGGCAGGACTTGCCCATATTGCCCTTGCAGGCGTTGCATTTGGAATATTCCTAGGGGTTAATCCGACTCTTACTGCCTTAGTTTTTTCTCTGCTCTCATCTATTATTATCTGGTTCTTTCAGCTTAAGAGGGGGCTTCACTTTGATGCAACGATGGGAGCTCTCTTTGCAACGAGCGTTGCCCTTGCAGTAATCTTTTTAAGCCTTTCGGGGGCTTACGGCTCCTCAGCCCTTTCTTACCTTTTCGGCAGTCCTTTGAGCGTTACAGATGTAGACCTCCTTCTCCTCACTGTTACTACACTTATAGTTTTCTCCTTCTTCTTTATCTTCTGGAGGGAGATTTACTTAATTTCCTTTAGTCAAGAAATTGCAAAGGCTTCAGGTTACAAGGTTGAGTTGATCACTTTCCTTA includes:
- a CDS encoding TetR/AcrR family transcriptional regulator, with protein sequence MKKREEEILVRAKSLFSKRGFHSLTVSEIVDSLGIARGTFYLYFKNKDDVYRRVLERTVQEIEKNLKVLPLERPLEQLRRNLLSVLKLIEEDRETASLIFYHPYKLNLEFDEILEEFYGKVLSLIERALLKGMEMGIVRECNVKVISRAIFGAFVEVGKGLLKGELQSAEEAVDELLSFGLRGLLEGRNDWRN
- a CDS encoding BadF/BadG/BcrA/BcrD ATPase family protein; this encodes MIGGIDVGSTTVKGVLLNEKGEVLFKEYRRHEAKQAERVLELLAKFEEVAGKDFQLFLTGSGGGDIAKALGVKFIQEVNAVSRAVETLHPEVSSVVELGGQDAKMIFFLDVNGFKRKVTTMNDKCAGGTGATIDRIVSKLKIPVEVASSLEFDPKRVHPVAAKCGVFAETDINSLQKAGVPEEELLISLFNAIVIQNLSVLTRGYTLRPVVLLLGGPNTFFPALRGAWKYHLEKVWKEKGIPFDSSSILLPENSQFYAAIGSALFGFEEESPYRGKEGLLEFRRSSLVYLKKKTGELGLLKPGEDLEEFKKRYQVKPFKPKKFKEGERVKAFLGIDGGSTSTKAVLIDERGELLATAYTLSKGNPLEDLKVIVKELKDKVEGDGALLEILSVGATGYAKEMLKETVGADVCIVETVAHTVSALHFFKDIDVIVDVGGQDIKVMILRNGEVKDFKLNTQCSAGNGYFLQSTAEKFGYRVEEFADVAFKAKYAPKFNFGCAVFLEQDIVNFQRLGWKPHEIMAGLAKVLPKNIWLYVVKEPNLRKLGRRFLLQGGTQRNLAAVKAQYDFIKERVPDAEIFVHPITGEAGAFGAALLAAKNYSGRSSFVGIEALLDLFFSVKSDETTRCSFCTNRCQRTFIEVFPKGKEKRLYIIAPCEKGMVLEASQVKEVVKRMREVERENPNLQEISSRKVFESYPVNRVYSDRIFGIIPRRGVIERRKKLKAGIPRVLNFYSLAPFFRGYLESLGVENFIFSDYTSDELIREEMKGGAVDPCFPSKIALAHVRNLLKKGPDFILFPKVATLKGMFLDSEGSHACPTVTATPITVKSILTREEDVFKKFGVEFVDPLLHFDDEELLEVELFEAFKDILDLTKDENRKAVREGFRALEAYQNYMRELGEKVLRKLEAEGRIGILVLGRPYHNDPGINHGITKELQKRGYPILTIDSLPIKEEFLKKVFRGRNPFKIRDVWKKAYSENSSRKVWGALYGAGHPNLALLDLSSFRCGHDAPIYSLIEEIVERAGAPYFTFHEIDENRPAGSIKIRVETVDYFLKERIERLKDREEAV
- a CDS encoding carbon starvation CstA family protein: MVVFLFLFSILVFFLAYKFYGGFLKEKVFELSERNKTPAHTMRDGVDYVPAPAPVLLGHHFSSIAGAGPIVGPITAASSWGWLPAYLWVLIGNVFIGGVHDMSALVASIRNKARSIAEIGGKYLSKRAGFLFKLFIWLALLYVVAVFINVAQITFNAVVPVVENGQVIKLPIGGGVATSAIIYIVLALIFGILVYNFRLPLKWVTAVFVVLVYGAVYIGQLFPINLSPSTWNVILLVYVAVASVTPVWLLLQPRDYLSSFLLYGALLGAGLGILLSFGKVSSNLPPYFGFNSDIGPLVPLLFVVIACGSISGFHSLVGSGTTSKQLDKEPDALTVGYGAMLLEGVVAVMSIIFVMTLTTSEFEVLKKNVAAIYGAGIGNFMSFIGVPHHIGVAFGMLALSSFVLTSTDTGTRLARYVFTELTGVKNRFLATGVSLIIPAVLVFLKYKDPSTGKLLPVWKALWPVFGATNQLIASLALFVVMIWLVKTGKGKYWFVPGIPALFMGIITLWALVMLFLKWKFTVIGVAALIQVFLALWIFYEGYLALKKLREE
- a CDS encoding DUF3343 domain-containing protein is translated as MAEAKGLGEKIFFIATGVRLHAKEYFLRFTGLFKRYRYCISFPSIPEGLKAEKELKGVGGVSIPIPDEIFEGCGVGILVKDEEELKRVLDHLKNKGILVSGVFKREGNRFLEVGGEG
- a CDS encoding NAD(P)H-dependent glycerol-3-phosphate dehydrogenase; its protein translation is MKLAVLGSGSWGSALSVHFGRLGFEVFQWCREGEVIEEINKRRENTLFLPGVIYPETVRATSRVSEAVEGADYVLSVIPTQHTSSFWKDNRALLEDKPLICASKGIEVESLRTLSQIYREVFGSSDNYFVLSGPTFALEVAKGLPAAAVISNLSSSRAFKVVEELNSKSFRFYASDDVLGVELGGALKNVIAIATGISDGMGLGNNARAALITRGLHEIKRLGKAIGAREETFYGLSGLGDLVLTCTGDLSRNRQFGLSIGRGEGGVNGKFVVEGVYTVKAAVKLSKKFSIEMPITEAVYRIVYEGSSPKEVMEELLSRPVKEESL
- the phoU gene encoding phosphate signaling complex protein PhoU, giving the protein MIERYLEDLDLLKKSFIEMADMARKIINDAMEALMERDKEKAKATYEYDRLIDLKEIEIEERCIRILALYSPEATDLRFVVSVLKSIVDLERVGDLARDICETAIYLSELPPLKPYVDLPRMLKVVSDMLKDSIMALLRGDVELAKEVIDKDDIVDSFYERLFNELIEMSRQNPEAADVAVRLILVVKSLERVGDHATNVAEYAIYYKTGDVVKHKKAQEYLKRLQSKEG
- a CDS encoding metal ABC transporter permease, which gives rise to MFHNPFLYLSYGFGVKALISAVLTGLTCSAVGSYVILRKMSFAGAGLAHIALAGVAFGIFLGVNPTLTALVFSLLSSIIIWFFQLKRGLHFDATMGALFATSVALAVIFLSLSGAYGSSALSYLFGSPLSVTDVDLLLLTVTTLIVFSFFFIFWREIYLISFSQEIAKASGYKVELITFLMSLLIALVVTFSLKAVGALLVFSLLVMPAASAFRLAGSYSKFFTLTVLFGFLSSLLGILVSFSLDAPSGATITLVSFLIFLLSSFLD